The Nonlabens spongiae genome contains a region encoding:
- a CDS encoding acyl-CoA dehydrogenase family protein — translation MKPDLFEAPDYYQLDDLLTDEHKMIRDTARAWVKRDVSPIIEQAAQEAKFPKSIIPGLAEIGAFGPYIPEEYGGAGLDQISYGLIMQEIERGDSGVRSTASVQSSLVMYPIWKYGSEEQKKKFLPKLASGEFMGSFGLTEPDHGSNPGGMVTRFKDAGDHVILNGAKLWISNSPFCDVAVVWAKDENDRIHGVIVERGMEGFSTPETHNKWSLRASATGELIFQDVKVPKANILLGRTGLGAPLSCLDSARFGIAWGAIGAAMDCYDTALRYSKERKQFGKPIAGFQLQQKKLAEMITEITKAQLLAWRLGVLREEGRATSAQISMAKRNNVEIAIDIARNARQILGGMGITGEYSIMRHSMNLESVITYEGTHDIHLLITGLDITGENAFK, via the coding sequence ATGAAACCAGATCTCTTTGAAGCTCCAGATTACTATCAACTGGACGACTTACTGACCGATGAACACAAAATGATCCGTGATACTGCGCGGGCTTGGGTCAAGAGAGATGTTTCTCCTATTATAGAACAAGCTGCGCAAGAGGCTAAGTTTCCTAAGAGTATCATACCCGGTCTTGCTGAGATAGGCGCATTTGGCCCTTACATTCCAGAAGAATACGGTGGTGCCGGACTGGATCAAATCTCGTACGGACTTATCATGCAAGAAATCGAGCGTGGTGATAGCGGTGTGCGTTCTACCGCTTCAGTGCAGTCTTCACTCGTGATGTATCCCATCTGGAAATATGGAAGCGAGGAACAGAAAAAAAAATTTCTCCCTAAACTGGCTTCTGGAGAATTTATGGGATCCTTCGGTCTTACTGAGCCTGATCATGGTTCCAATCCTGGAGGCATGGTCACTCGATTCAAAGATGCGGGAGATCACGTGATCTTGAACGGCGCTAAGCTTTGGATTTCTAACAGCCCGTTTTGTGACGTTGCCGTGGTTTGGGCAAAAGATGAAAATGACCGTATCCACGGTGTGATCGTAGAGCGCGGCATGGAAGGTTTCTCTACTCCTGAAACCCATAACAAATGGTCATTGCGTGCCAGCGCGACCGGTGAACTGATCTTTCAAGATGTAAAAGTTCCCAAAGCAAATATTTTACTGGGCAGAACGGGACTGGGCGCTCCATTGAGCTGTTTAGACAGTGCTAGATTTGGTATCGCTTGGGGTGCGATAGGTGCCGCAATGGATTGTTATGACACTGCACTGCGTTATAGCAAGGAGCGTAAGCAGTTTGGCAAACCTATCGCTGGATTCCAATTGCAACAAAAGAAGCTTGCCGAGATGATCACCGAAATCACTAAAGCACAACTTCTCGCCTGGAGACTGGGCGTATTGCGTGAAGAAGGCCGTGCCACCAGCGCACAAATCTCAATGGCCAAGAGAAATAATGTTGAAATCGCCATTGATATTGCTCGCAATGCGAGACAGATACTGGGCGGTATGGGAATTACAGGTGAGTACAGCATTATGCGTCACAGTATGAACCTCGAGAGCGTTATCACTTATGAAGGAACCCACGATATTCATTTACTGATTACCGGTCTGGATATTACTGGAGAAAATGCTTTTAAGTAA
- a CDS encoding NifU family protein, whose product MKTGEELKAVVLEGLEEIRPFLQRDAGDIELVDIEDDKHVKVRLMGTCVGCQVNQMTLKSGVELTIKKHAPQIESVTDISGMTVEEEFRDIVDE is encoded by the coding sequence ATGAAAACAGGAGAAGAATTAAAGGCTGTTGTGCTGGAAGGACTGGAAGAAATACGTCCTTTTTTACAGCGAGATGCCGGAGATATTGAGCTGGTTGATATAGAAGATGACAAGCACGTGAAAGTCCGTTTAATGGGTACGTGTGTGGGTTGTCAAGTGAACCAAATGACCCTAAAGTCTGGTGTGGAGCTGACTATCAAAAAACATGCACCACAAATAGAAAGTGTGACTGATATTTCTGGAATGACTGTAGAGGAAGAGTTCAGAGATATAGTTGATGAATAA
- a CDS encoding Mrp/NBP35 family ATP-binding protein: protein MKIEKKDIYKALETISVPGEGQNMVESGAVKNVVVFGEEVVVDITIDNPSLQAKKKIEVSILQAIHKEVYQKAQVKVNLKVEAPTTADNKNLIKGKPIPGIDNIIAVASGKGGVGKSTVTANLAVSLAKMGFSVGLLDADIYGPSATIMFDVVNERPLSVNVDGKSKMKPVESYGVKVLSIGFFTQPDQAVVWRGPMAAKALNQMIFDAAWGKLDFLIVDLPPGTGDIHLSIMQSLPLTGAVVVSTPQNVALADARKGVAMFQQDSIQVPVLGIVENMAYFSPPELPENKYYIFGQHGARNLAEDLDIPFLGELPLVQSIREAGDVGRPAAMQEGTPTETAFTEITKRVVEETVRRNDNLPPTQAIKITTMAGCSAVKK, encoded by the coding sequence ATGAAAATAGAGAAAAAAGATATTTATAAAGCGCTTGAAACCATATCAGTACCGGGAGAAGGGCAAAATATGGTGGAGAGTGGAGCAGTGAAGAATGTGGTGGTTTTTGGTGAGGAGGTCGTTGTTGATATCACTATTGACAATCCTAGTTTACAAGCTAAGAAAAAGATAGAAGTGTCCATACTTCAAGCTATTCACAAAGAAGTTTATCAAAAAGCCCAGGTGAAGGTCAACCTCAAAGTTGAGGCTCCCACAACGGCGGATAATAAGAATTTAATTAAGGGAAAACCCATTCCTGGAATAGATAACATCATTGCAGTGGCCTCGGGAAAAGGTGGTGTAGGTAAATCTACGGTTACGGCAAACCTTGCGGTATCACTGGCAAAAATGGGCTTCAGTGTAGGTCTTCTTGACGCAGATATCTATGGGCCTAGTGCGACAATCATGTTTGACGTTGTCAATGAGCGCCCACTTTCGGTAAATGTGGACGGCAAGTCTAAAATGAAACCGGTGGAGAGTTATGGTGTAAAAGTCCTTTCAATAGGATTTTTTACGCAGCCTGATCAAGCGGTCGTATGGAGAGGTCCTATGGCGGCAAAGGCATTGAATCAAATGATTTTTGATGCGGCTTGGGGCAAACTAGACTTCTTGATCGTAGATCTCCCACCTGGAACGGGTGATATTCATCTGAGCATCATGCAATCTTTGCCATTGACCGGTGCAGTTGTGGTAAGCACGCCACAAAACGTTGCCCTAGCCGATGCCCGTAAGGGTGTTGCGATGTTCCAGCAAGACAGTATTCAGGTGCCAGTTTTAGGTATCGTGGAAAACATGGCTTATTTTTCACCTCCAGAGCTGCCAGAGAATAAATATTATATATTTGGTCAGCACGGAGCTAGAAACTTGGCAGAGGATCTTGATATTCCGTTCTTGGGAGAATTGCCACTAGTGCAGTCTATAAGAGAAGCCGGTGATGTAGGAAGGCCAGCAGCGATGCAAGAAGGTACCCCCACTGAAACTGCGTTCACCGAAATCACAAAGCGAGTCGTAGAGGAGACCGTAAGAAGAAATGATAACCTACCGCCCACCCAAGCCATCAAAATCACGACGATGGCAGGATGCAGCGCCGTAAAAAAATAA